The genomic interval TTTGCGGCCGAGTACCTGAACCAGCTTCTCCAGGATGGAGAACCGGCCGATCTATTGGTGGCGCTGCGCCAGATGGCGCAAGCGCGCGGTGGCGTGCGCGCTATCGCCAAGGAAACCGAGCTGAATGCCAACCAGCTCTACCGCACGCTGTCGCCCCAGGGAAAC from Cupriavidus basilensis carries:
- a CDS encoding addiction module antidote protein; amino-acid sequence: MKDRSHDEAMAELFKEDPAFAAEYLNQLLQDGEPADLLVALRQMAQARGGVRAIAKETELNANQLYRTLSPQGNPELRSLSAVLKALGLRLAVQPVGQHHATA